A region from the Rhodamnia argentea isolate NSW1041297 chromosome 7, ASM2092103v1, whole genome shotgun sequence genome encodes:
- the LOC115742918 gene encoding L-idonate 5-dehydrogenase-like: MEKGAKADEEEETNMAAWLLGVKNLKIQPYHLPPLGPHDVKVRVKALGICGSDVHHFKTMRCANFIVKKPMVIGHECAGIIEEVGTEVKSLVVGDPVALEPGISCGRCRHCKDGRYNLCPGMKFFGSPPTNGSLANKVVHPAHLCYKLPENVSLEEGAMCEPLSVGVHACRRANINPETSILIIGSGPIGLVTLLAARAFGAPRIVITDVDEHRLSIAKMLGADEAVQVSTDVQLVDEEVARIQNAMGCDINVSFDCVGYDRTMTTALNATRAGGKVCLIGLALSQMTVPLTPAAAREIDVIGIFRYRNTYPLCIEFLRTGKIDVKPLITHRFGFSQEEIEQAFETSARGGTAIKVMFNL, from the exons ATGGAGAAAGGGGCCAAAGcggatgaagaggaagagaccAATATGGCAGCTTGGCTTCTGGGTGTCAAGAACCTCAAGATTCAACCCTACCATCTGCCTCCTCTTG GCCCGCACGATGTTAAGGTCCGGGTAAAAGCTCTTGGTATATGTGGAAGCGATGTTCATCACTTCAAG ACAATGCGGTGCGCAAACTTCATCGTCAAGAAGCCCATGGTAATAGGCCATGAGTGTGCTGGGATCATAGAAGAAGTTGGGACTGAGGTGAAGTCTCTGGTTGTGGGTGACCCCGTAGCCTTGGAGCCCGGAATCAGTTGCGGTCGATGCCGTCACTGCAAAGATGGTCGCTACAATCTTTGCCCAGGAATGAAATTCTTTGGATCTCCGCCAACTAATGGTTCGCTTGCCAATAAG GTGGTGCATCCTGCGCATCTGTGTTACAAGCTACCGGAAAACGTGAGCTTGGAGGAAGGAGCGATGTGCGAGCCCCTCAGTGTTGGTGTACACGCTTGTCGCCGTGCAAATATCAATCCTGAGACCAGCATACTCATAATAGGATCAGGGCCGATAGGCCTTGTCACCTTGTTAGCGGCCCGTGCTTTTGGAGCTCCGAGAATCGTTATCACTGATGTAGACGAGCACAGACTATCGATTGCGAAAATGCTCGGTGCCGATGAGGCGGTTCAAGTCTCAACAGATGTTCAG CTCGTGGACGAAGAAGTGGCACGCATCCAAAATGCGATGGGCTGCGACATCAACGTGAGCTTCGATTGTGTCGGCTATGACAGAACAATGACCACAGCTCTGAATGCGACCCGTGCCGGCGGTAAAGTGTGCCTCATTGGATTAGCCTTGAGCCAGATGACAGTTCCTCTTACTCCTGCAGCAGCGAG GGAGATTGATGTGATTGGCATATTCCGGTACAGAAACACATATCCTCTCTGCATCGAGTTTCTCCGGACTGGCAAGATCGACGTGAAGCCTCTGATCACCCACCGGTTCGGGTTCTCGCAGGAGGAGATCGAACAAGCCTTCGAGACCAGCGCTCGCGGTGGTACCGCCATTAAAGTCATGTTCAACCTGTAG